A window of the Hordeum vulgare subsp. vulgare chromosome 5H, MorexV3_pseudomolecules_assembly, whole genome shotgun sequence genome harbors these coding sequences:
- the LOC123451789 gene encoding auxin-responsive protein SAUR36-like, which yields MITPRSLVQQAKKWQQMVAIGKRRPAVMGAIYDVNLRSASTIADKGHCIVYTTGGERFEVPLVYLGTMVFGELLRMSEDEFGFTSEHRITVPCDAAVMAYVMCLLRRKPSEEVERAVLSSLVMPRSNQSGTAMVYKGLGQSVAIF from the coding sequence ATGATCACTCCTAGGAGCCTAGTTCAGCAGGCAAAGAAGTGGCAGCAGATGGTAGCCATCGGGAAGCGGAGGCCAGCGGTGATGGGGGCGATCTACGACGTCAACCTGCGGAGTGCATCGACCATCGCAGACAAGGGCCACTGCATCGTCTACACCACCGGTGGAGAGAGGTTTGAGGTCCCGTTGGTGTACCTTGGTACGATGGTGTTTGGGGAGCTCCTGAGGATGTCAGAGGACGAATTCGGGTTCACGAGTGAACACAGGATCACGGTACCTTGCGACGCGGCGGTGATGGCGTATGTCATGTGCTTACTTAGGAGAAAACCGtcagaggaggtggagagggccgTCCTTAGCTCTCTGGTAATGCCACGCAGCAACCAGAGTGGCACCGCCATGGTTTACAAGGGTCTTGGCCAGTCGGTGGCTATATTTTAG